The Pseudomonas sp. SCA2728.1_7 DNA segment CGTGGTGAAGAACGGGTTGCCGGTACCGGCTGCGAAAATCACGACGTCTTTGGAGTTCAGGTGGCGCATGGCTTTGCGGCGATCATAGTGATCGGTCACGCCAACCATGGAAATGGCCGACATCACGATGGCCGAGATATTGGCACGTTCCAGCGCATCGCGCATGGCCAAGGCGTTCATCACAGTGGCCAGCATGCCCATGTGGTCGCCTGTGACCCGATCCATACCGGCTTTGCTCAGGGCTTCGCCACGGAACAGGTTGCCACCACCGATCACCAGACCGACCTGTACGCCGATGCCGACCAGCTGGCCGACTTCCAGCGCCATGCGATCCAGCACTTTTGGATCGATCCCGAACTCTTCCGAGCCCATCAGGGCCTCGCCGCTAAGCTTGAGTAGAATGCGTTTATAGCGAGCCTGATAACCACTGCCCTGCTGAGCCATTGCGAATCTCTCCTGCGGCGTATTTAAAAATTCTTTGCGAGCTGTTTACAGCTGGCGTTCACTCTAGCTTGGCGCTGCTTCAGCGCCATCGGAACATGGCTTTGTAAGTCAGTTCCAAGTGGAAACCAATAAAAAATTGGCAACCCCATCTGAAAAGAGGCTGCGCGCGTTAGCGGGCAGCCTCTTTCGGCGACAGTTGAAAAACCGTCTTACTGCTTGGCGGCAGCCAGCTGAGCAGCAACTTCTTCAGCGAAGTTGTCTACTGGCTTCTCGATGCCGTCGCCCACTTTGTAGTAGGTGAAGGAAACGATTTCTGCGCCGCCTTTCTTGGCCAGCTCGCCAACCTTGATTTCAGGGTTCTTGACGAACGCCTGCTCAACCAGGCTTGCTTCTGCCAGGAACTTGCTGATACGGCCTTTGACCATGTTCTCAACAATGTTTTCTGGCTTGCCTTTGATCTTCTCTTCGTTCAGCTGCAGGAACACAGCTTTTTCACGCTCGATCGCTTCGTCCGAAACTTGCGAAGGCAGCAGGAACTCAGGGTTGCTTGCAGCTACGTGCATCGCGATGTCTTTGGCCAGCTCGACGTCACCGCCTTTCAGAGCCACAACAACACCGATCTTGTTGCCGTGCAGGTACGAACCTACAACGTCACCTTCGATACGGGTCAGACGACGGATGTTGACGTTTTCGCCTACTTTGGCAACCAGTGCTTCACGAGCAGCTTCTTGCGAAGCGATCAGCGGAGCAGCGTCGGTCAGCTTGTCAGCGAAAGCTTTTTCAACGCTGGCAGCAACGAAGTTTTTGAAGTCGTCTTGCAGAGCCAGGAAGTCGGTCTGCGAGTTCACTTCCAGGATAACGGCAGCTTTACCGTCGTCCTTGATTGCGATTGCGCCTTCAGCGGCAACGTTGCCAGCCTTCTTCGCAGCCTTGATCGCGCCCGAAGCACGCATGTCATCAATGGCTTTTTCGATGTCGCCGTCAGCCTTTTCCAGGGCTTTCTTGCAGTCCATCATGCCTTCGCCGGTACGCTCGCGCAGTTCTTTAACCAACGCTGCAGTAATTGCTGCCATTTTCAAATTCCTCTTGGATAGGTTTTCAACCATTCCACCCGATCGAACGGGCGTTCAATTCTTCCCGAACCACCCCTGTTAGCTGCCGCACATTACAAACAGTGCCGTGGGCGCCAACAAATGGTTTTCGAGGTGGCAAAAAGGGGGCCAAGCCCCCTTTTTGCTTACTGAGTCAACGCCAGGGCGTTAATTACTCAGCTGCAGCCTGAGTTTCTTCAGCTGCGAATTCTACAGTGCCGCCAGCAACATTGTTGCGACCACGGATTACTGCGTCAGCCATCGAACCCATGTACAGCTGGATAGCGCGGATTGCGTCATCGTTGCCTGGGATGATGTAGTCAACGCCTTCCGGGCTGCTGTTGGTGTCGACAACGCCGATTACCGGGATGCCCAGCTTGTTGGCTTCGGTGATCGCGATGCGCTCGTGGTCAACGTCGATCACGAACAGTGCGTCTGGCAGACCGCCCATGTCCTTGATGCCGCCCAGCGAACGATCCAGCTTCTCAAGATCACGGGAGCGCATCAGCGCTTCTTTCTTGGTCAGCTTGGCGAAAGTACCGTCTTCGGCTTGAACTTCAAGGTCACGCAGACGCTTGATGGAAGCACGAATGGTTTTGAAGTTGGTCAGCATGCCGCCCAACCAGCGGTGATCGACGTACGGCGAACCGCAACGTGCTGCTTCTTCAGCAACGATCTTGCCAGCGGAACGCTTGGTGCCGACGAACAGAATCTTGTTTTTGCCCTGGGCCAGACGCTCTACGAAAGTCAGAGCTTCGTTGAACATTGGCAGGGTTTTTTCAAGGTTGATAATGTGAATCTTGTTACGCGCGCCGAAAATGTACTTACCCATTTTCGGATTCCAGTAACGGGTTTGGTGACCGAAGTGCACACCGGCCTTCAGCATATCGCGCATATTGACTTGGGACATGATAGTTCCTTAATAAGTCGGGTTTGGCCTCCACGTATCCCAATGACCAACCAGTGGCATAAAGCCAAAAGCACCCAGGTCATCGTGTCGACACGTGTGTGGATTTAAGCTTTTCGGGGTATCCCCGGAAAGCGGCGCATTTTATACCACAGGGTGCGCAGAAACGGAACCCGGAATCTGTATTCGCACCAAGGACATGGGCGCAGCCCCCTTGGAATCCGCCCCGAACGCACCATTGTATAGAGAGAAGCGATGCACGCGGGCGCTGAATTGCGCCGTGCGTCTGTTAGAATCGCGTTTTTCAGGGTCGCCGATCGAACACCGGCCACCCTATCCGTATCAGCAAGCGCCGCCGAGCGCAGAGAGAGCCTGTATGACCGTCAACCTCAAAACTCCCGAGGACATCGCTGGCATGCGCGTCGCCGGCAAACTGGCCGCCGATGTGCTGGAAATGATTGCCGAACATGTCAAACCAGGCGTGACCACCGATGAGCTGAACCAGATCTGCCACGACTACATCGTCAATGTGCAGCAAGCCATCCCCGCCCCGCTCAACTACAAGGGCTACCCGAAGTCGATCTGCACCTCGATCAACCACGTGGTCTGCCATGGCATTCCGAATGACAAGCCGCTGAAAAACGGCGACACCCTGAACATCGACGTCACCGTGATCAAGGACGGTTACCACGGCGACACCAGCCGCATGTTCCACGTCGGCGAAGTACCGGTCTGGGCCGAACGCCTGTCGCAGATCACCCAGGAATGCATGTACAAGGCGATCGAGATCGTCAAACCCGGCTGCCGCCTCGGCGACATCGGTGAAGTGATCCAGAAGCACGCCGAGAAGAACGGTTTCTCGGTGGTTCGCGAGTTCTGCGGTCACGGCATCGGCAAGGTTTTCCACGAAGAGCCGCAGATCCTCCACTACGGCCGCGCCGGCACTGGCATGGAACTGAAGGCCGGGATGACCTTCACTATCGAGCCGATGATCAACCAGGGCAAGGCCGACACCAAAGTATTGGGCGATGGCTGGACCGCGATCACCAAGGACCGCAAGCTCTCGGCGCAGTGGGAACACACCCTGCTGGTGACCGACACCGGCTACGAGATCTTCACCCTGCGCGCCGACGACACCATCCCGCGCATCTCGGCCTGATCCAGACAACGCTCCCAGCCTTATAGAAGGAAAGCCAATCGATGCCGCAGGTGGATCCCGAACTCTTCGACCGCGGCCAGTTCCAGGCTGAACTGGCCCTCAAAGCGAGTCCTATCGCGGCGTTCAAGAAGGCGATCCGCCAGGCTCGCGAGGTCCTCGACACGCGCTTTCGCCAGGGTCGCGACATTCGCCGCCTGATCGAAGATCGCGCCTGGTTCGTCGACAACATCCTGCAAAAGGCCTGGGAGCAGTTCAACTGGAGCGAAGACGCCGACATCGCGCTGGTCGCGGTCGGCGGTTATGGTCGCGGTGAACTGCACCCGTATTCCGACATCGATTTGCTGATCCTGCTGGACAGCGCCGATCACGAAGTTTTCCGCGACTCCATCGAGCGCTTTCTGACGCTGCTGTGGGATATCGGCCTGGAAGTCGGTCAAAGCGTACGCTCGGTCGATGAATGTGCCGAAGAAGCCCGCGCTGACCTGACCGTGGTCACCAACCTGATGGAAAGCCGCACCATCTGCGGCCCCGAGCGCCTGCGTCAGCGCATGCTCGACGTTACCAGCACCGCACACATGTGGCCGGCCAAGGAGTTCTTCCTGGCCAAGCGCGCCGAACAGAAGGCCCGCCACCACAAATACAACGACACCGAATACAACCTGGAACCCAACGTCAAAGGCTCGCCCGGCGGCCTGCGGGATATTCAGACGATTCTGTGGGTGGCCCGACGTCAGTACGGCACCCTTAACTTGCGCGCACTCGCTGGCGAAGGTTTCCTGGTCGAGAGTGAAAACGCGTTGCTCGCCTCCTCCCAGGAATTCCTCTGGAAAGTGCGCTACGCCCTGCACATGCTCGCCGGTCGCTCCGAAGACCGCTTGCTGTTCGATCATCAACGCACCATCGCCGGGCTGCTCGGGTTTGAAGGTGACGACGCCAAACAGGCCGTCGAAAACTTCATGCAGCAGTATTTCCGCGTGGTCATGAGCATCGCCCAGCTCAGCGACCTGATCATCCAGCACTTCGAGGAAGTCATCCTCGCGCCGGAAGACGAAGCGCCGCCACAGCCGATCAACTCGCGCTTCCAACTGCATGACGGCTATATCGAGGCACGCAACGACAACGTGTTCCGCCGCACGCCGTTCGCCATGCTCGAGATCTTCGTGCTGATGGCGCAGCAGCCGGAAATCAAAGGCGTGCGCGCCGACACCATTCGTCTGCTGCGCGAGCACCGTCACCTGATCGACGACAACTTCCGCAACGATATTCGCAACACCAGCCTGTTCATCGAGCTGTTCAAGTGCAAGATCGGCATTCACCGCAACCTGCGACGGATGAACCGTTACGGCATTCTCGGGCGCTATCTGCCGGAGTTCGGCTTTATCGTCGGGCAGATGCAGCACGACCTGTTCCACATTTATACGGTCGATGCGCACACGCTGAACCTGATCAAGCACCTGCGCAAATTGCAGTACACCCAGGTCTCGGAAAAATTTCCGTTGGCGGCCAAGCTCATGGCCAAACTGCCCAAGCCTGAACTGATCTACATGGCCGGCCTGTACCACGACATCGGCAAGGGCCGGCATGGCGATCACTCGGAGATCGGCGCGGTCGATGCCGAAGCGTTCTGCCAGCGCCATCAGTTGCCGGTGTGGGACAGCCGCCTGATCGTCTGGCTGGTGCAGAACCATCTGGTGATGTCGACCACCGCCCAGCGCAAGGACTTGTCCGACCCGCAAGTGATCCACGACTTTGCCCTGGCTGTCGGCGATGAAACCCGTCTCGACTATCTCTACGTGCTGACCGTGGCCGACATCAACGCGACCAACCCGACGCTGTGGAACTCGTGGCGCGCCAGCCTGTTGCGCCAGCTCTACACCGAGACCAAACGTG contains these protein-coding regions:
- the tsf gene encoding translation elongation factor Ts, which gives rise to MAAITAALVKELRERTGEGMMDCKKALEKADGDIEKAIDDMRASGAIKAAKKAGNVAAEGAIAIKDDGKAAVILEVNSQTDFLALQDDFKNFVAASVEKAFADKLTDAAPLIASQEAAREALVAKVGENVNIRRLTRIEGDVVGSYLHGNKIGVVVALKGGDVELAKDIAMHVAASNPEFLLPSQVSDEAIEREKAVFLQLNEEKIKGKPENIVENMVKGRISKFLAEASLVEQAFVKNPEIKVGELAKKGGAEIVSFTYYKVGDGIEKPVDNFAEEVAAQLAAAKQ
- the map gene encoding type I methionyl aminopeptidase, producing the protein MTVNLKTPEDIAGMRVAGKLAADVLEMIAEHVKPGVTTDELNQICHDYIVNVQQAIPAPLNYKGYPKSICTSINHVVCHGIPNDKPLKNGDTLNIDVTVIKDGYHGDTSRMFHVGEVPVWAERLSQITQECMYKAIEIVKPGCRLGDIGEVIQKHAEKNGFSVVREFCGHGIGKVFHEEPQILHYGRAGTGMELKAGMTFTIEPMINQGKADTKVLGDGWTAITKDRKLSAQWEHTLLVTDTGYEIFTLRADDTIPRISA
- the pyrH gene encoding UMP kinase; the protein is MAQQGSGYQARYKRILLKLSGEALMGSEEFGIDPKVLDRMALEVGQLVGIGVQVGLVIGGGNLFRGEALSKAGMDRVTGDHMGMLATVMNALAMRDALERANISAIVMSAISMVGVTDHYDRRKAMRHLNSKDVVIFAAGTGNPFFTTDSAACLRAIEIDADVVLKATKVDGVYTADPFKDPHAEKFDHLTYDEVLDRKLGVMDLTAICLCRDHKMPLRVFNMNKPGALLNIVHGGAEGTLIEEGQQ
- the rpsB gene encoding 30S ribosomal protein S2, yielding MSQVNMRDMLKAGVHFGHQTRYWNPKMGKYIFGARNKIHIINLEKTLPMFNEALTFVERLAQGKNKILFVGTKRSAGKIVAEEAARCGSPYVDHRWLGGMLTNFKTIRASIKRLRDLEVQAEDGTFAKLTKKEALMRSRDLEKLDRSLGGIKDMGGLPDALFVIDVDHERIAITEANKLGIPVIGVVDTNSSPEGVDYIIPGNDDAIRAIQLYMGSMADAVIRGRNNVAGGTVEFAAEETQAAAE
- a CDS encoding [protein-PII] uridylyltransferase, whose protein sequence is MPQVDPELFDRGQFQAELALKASPIAAFKKAIRQAREVLDTRFRQGRDIRRLIEDRAWFVDNILQKAWEQFNWSEDADIALVAVGGYGRGELHPYSDIDLLILLDSADHEVFRDSIERFLTLLWDIGLEVGQSVRSVDECAEEARADLTVVTNLMESRTICGPERLRQRMLDVTSTAHMWPAKEFFLAKRAEQKARHHKYNDTEYNLEPNVKGSPGGLRDIQTILWVARRQYGTLNLRALAGEGFLVESENALLASSQEFLWKVRYALHMLAGRSEDRLLFDHQRTIAGLLGFEGDDAKQAVENFMQQYFRVVMSIAQLSDLIIQHFEEVILAPEDEAPPQPINSRFQLHDGYIEARNDNVFRRTPFAMLEIFVLMAQQPEIKGVRADTIRLLREHRHLIDDNFRNDIRNTSLFIELFKCKIGIHRNLRRMNRYGILGRYLPEFGFIVGQMQHDLFHIYTVDAHTLNLIKHLRKLQYTQVSEKFPLAAKLMAKLPKPELIYMAGLYHDIGKGRHGDHSEIGAVDAEAFCQRHQLPVWDSRLIVWLVQNHLVMSTTAQRKDLSDPQVIHDFALAVGDETRLDYLYVLTVADINATNPTLWNSWRASLLRQLYTETKRALRRGLENPVDREEQIRQTQSAALDILVRGGTDPDDVEQLWAQLGDDYFLRHTAGDVAWHSDAILQQPVDGGPLVLIKETTQREFEGGTQIFIYAPDQHDFFAVTVAAMDQLNLNIHDARVITSSSQFTLDTYIVLDNEGESIGDNPTRVKQIREGLTEALRNPDDYPTIIQRRVPRQLKHFAFAPQVTIHNDAQRPVTVLELTAPDRPGLLARIGGIFLEFDLSLQNAKIATLGERVEDVFFITDAHNQPLSDPLLCSRLQDAIVEQLSVNQEPDIKLSRISI